DNA from Limnohabitans sp.:
GCCCACGGTTTTGTGAAAGTGCTCACCGTGCCGGGCAAAGACAAGATTTTAGGCGTGACCATCGTGGGCGCACACGCGGCAGATGTGCTGGCCGAGTACGTGCTGGCCATGAAGCATGGTCTGGGGTTAACCAAGATTCTGGGCACCATCCACACCTACCCCACCATGAGCGAGGCCAACAAATTCGCCGCAGGTGAATGGAAACGCGCCCATGCGCCGCAAAAGTTGCTGGCTTGGGTGAAGAAATACCATGATTGGCGGCGTGGATGAACCCGTTTTCTAAACCCCCCCACACACTGCTGGCGATGGGTTTGGCCTTTGTTGCTGTGTCTGCTGTGGCGCAAAGCCTCACGCCCTTGGTGCCCGTCGATGGCACAGCCGCCAGTCCATGGCGATTTGTGGGCTTTCCCAAATCCAAGGCCGACATCCCGCCCACCCGCTTCGAGTTGGCCGAGGTGCAAGGCGAGCGGGCGTTGAAGGTCAGTACACGCGCTTCATATGGCACCTGGGTGCACGATCTGCCCAATGCCAATCCAGGCCGATTGCAATGGCGCTGGCGGTTGGACCAACCGCTCACGGGCGGCAAAGGCGCGCTGCTGGGCCAGTGGCAAACCGAGAGCCGCGATGTGGCTGCTGACTTTTCCAGCTTGTTTGCAGATGAAATCCCGACGGGTGCTGCGGTTCCGCAAGTGAGGGCGGTGTTGATCGGCGCGGACAGTGACAACACCGGGGCAGAAAGTGTGGCTTGGCTCAAGTCATTGACTTGGACCCATTGAGGTGACAGGGGGCGCACCATCAGGGTCAGCGCGTTCGATCAGGCGAGACGCGCCTCGGCTTTAAGCCGACGTATGCCCATACAACTGGCTCAACAGCGACAGGCCGTCGGCATATTGGGCGGCGCTGCGCTTTTCTTCCTGACGTATGCGCCATTTGCGCAAGGGTTGGCCATCGCGCAATTGTTGCAGCAGATAAGGCAACCACCGACGTGCTTGCTGCGCAGACACCAAAGGGTGGCCAGCAGCACTGGCCGGGCAGGCGCGGTGCGCGTTGACAAACTGTGCCACCACATTCAGATTGTCCGAATCATCGGGGTTATGGGCCACGATCTTGAAACCAGCGGTTTCAAGCAAGTTGCGCAAGGTCTTGCCAGTGAAGTACAAGGTGTGCGCCCTGAAAAACATGTAATGCGGCGAACACAAGCGCAGGGCGTTGGGCACCTCGATGTAAAGCAGGCCTGCGGGCTTGAGTTTTTCGCCTATGGTGCGCAAGGCTGAGACGGGTTCTGGCAAATGCTCAAGCACATGAAACATGGAAATCAGGTCCAAAGAACCTGCTGCCTCACTGGCCAGACCTTGTTGCAAGGTGACGTTGTTGACCTCAATACCCAGCATGTGCCGGGCGTAGCTGGCATAACCCGCGTGGGGTTCAATGCCCTTGGCCTGAAAGCCCAGGGTGTGCATCAGATAAACGAACTCGCCACTGCTGGAGCCAATGTCCAGACTGCGTCGGGCATGGGTGTTTTGGGCGGGGTCCAGTCCCAAGCTGTTTTGGCGCAACCATTGTCAACGCCATTGGGCATTGCGGCTTCCCTCGATACCAACATTTTGGTGCGCTACATCGTCAAGGACGATGATCGCCAGTCGATGGTTGTCGCAAAAGTCTTTGAGCATCACATTCGTAAGTCAGAAAGCTTGTGGGTACCAGTCACAGTCATGCTTGAGCTGGAATGGGTTTTGCGCTCAAGGTACAAATTCTCCAAAACGGATGTCATCCGAACAATGTCCGGATTGCTAAACACTTTCGAGCTTGAGTTTGAATCGGAGGGCGCGATAGAGCAAGCGCTTTCCAGTTACGAGGACGGCATCGCCGACTTCGCGGAGTGTTTGCATCTGGCGCTGGCCCGCAAGGGCAATGCACTTCCGTTCCTCACCCTTGACGAAAAGGCTTCAAAGGCATCCGGTGCGAGGCTACCCGAAATCCTGATTTTTTTACGCCCATAGCAATACTGAATCAGCTCAATTTGTTGTAATTGCCTCGTTAGCGTGGTGTAATTGCACCATGAAAACACAAATCGTCTCTGCCAACACCACCCCCCGCAGCGCTGCGCTCTCGGCCCTGTGGGCCATGCTGGACGCGCCAGACACCAACGAATCGCTGCCAGATTCCACACGCGTTATGGTGGGCGCACGTCTGGCCAGTCTTTCCAGCGTTGGGGCCTGCAAGCTCCTCAAACGCGGCATTTCCAGTCAAGCCATTGGGCCGCTGGGCGATTACCTTGGGCTGGGCAAAGGGGTGATTGCAGAGTACCTTGATCTGGACCGCAGCACCGCCAACCGCCGTGCTGCCAAAGGGCAACTGCTGCCCATCCATTCGGCTGAAAGCGTGTTGCGTTTACTGGAACTTGGGCAAATGGCCACCGACACCTTTGAGACGGAAGAAGAAGCCTCAGCTTGGCTGCGACGCCCTCACCCCATGCTGGATGGCGACAGCCCGCTGGAGTTGGCCAAAACCAGTTACGGTGCACAGCGCGTGAAAGACATTCTGATTGCCATCCGATACGGCGGTGTCGTTTGACCACGGTCTGGCGCATTGGCTTTTGCGAAAACCCCACACTGCCCACCTCTGCTGTCCTCTCCACGCTGGGTTTTGGATCGACCTTGGGCAATGGCCGATGGCATGTCAAGGGTGCGCAGCAAGTGGTTTATGCAGCTTCTAACCGCGCGCTCTGCCAGTTGGAAAAACGCGTTCACAGCAACGGTGCCCATCCAAAAAACCAGGCCTTGATGCAACTGGAAATCCCAGATGACAGCCTCCTTATGGCAGCGAGCGATTTGGGACTGCCCGCCGACTGGCAAAGCAATGAGGCGGCAACACAAGCTTTTGGCTTGGCCTGGCTTGAATCGATGGCCAGCCTGGGGCTCTGGGTGCCCTCCTTTATTGAGCCGTCAGAGATGAATCTGTTGATCAACCCAGCGCACCCCGATTACCGCAGAATATTGCTCGAAATTGAGCGCTACCCCTTCAGGTTTGACCCCCGCTTGTTTTAGCGCAGCGGTCCAAAGCATAAGAAGAATAAGTTCAAAGCCGCCAACCCTCTATGTTTGGAGGCTTCTTCATTTGCAGCGCAAAGTGTTTTACTTCTTGCCAGGCGGCAAATCCGTGCAGCTAACATGCGCCACTTCCGCCGCCATGCCAAGGCTTTCGCCAAGAGTTGGGTGTGGGTGGATAGTTTTGCCGATATCGCACCTTAGGCCCCTTGCTGCCTTTCCGCAAACGTCTGCTTTGGATGGGTTGGCTTGATCGCTCTGAGCGACACAGTTTTCGATAACCGCGTTCAGAGCTTCCACGGGGCTGGCGAGAGCCCCGATCTGCACGCATCCAGGAAAGCACGGACACGCCTGGGCATGCCGAGTCTCGTCTTTGTAAGCGCAAGCACCGGCGCATCGTGCATTCGCCATTGGGGAAGAAGTTCGACCAGCTTGCCGCTCGCAATCAGTGGCCCCACTTGCCACTCTGATCGAACCATGACCCCGAGGCCGTTGAGAGCCCAACTCGTGATCATCGCGCCGTCGTTTGATGACAGCGGCCCAAGGATCCGCACGCTGACAGGCTTGCTTTGGCCGGTCTTAAAAAACGACCACCGCACCAAGTCCTCGTCGTTCTCGGTTATCGGCAGGCACGGCAACTGCGCGAGTTGGCTGGGGTGAGTTAAGGTCCCTGCAAGACGGCGTGCGAGATCCGGGCTGGCACAAAGGACCCTCCGATTCGGCGCCAGCAAGTGTTGCACCCAGGTCGAGTCCCGCAGACCACCAATGTGAATGACGACATCGTTTGTGGTCGCTTCGCGCAAGGGGTTGTCCGACAAACGAACATTGATGGTCACTCCGCCGTTGGCGCGGTGGAAGTCGCGGACGATGGTCGCGAGATGTTCCCGTCCAAAGCCGAAAGGCGCCGACACGCGCAGTGAGCCCGCCAGCGGCCCCTTGTCACCGGCGACCACCTCCGCCAGCCCCTCAATGCGTAAGAGGACCGCGCTCGCCTCATCGCGCAACCGCTCCCCCTCCTCCGTAAGTCGGACGCCGCGCGAACCACGAACGGCCAAGCTGACGCCGAGATCCGCTTCCAGGCGTTTCAGGCGGCTGGTAAGAGCGGGCGGTGTCACGCCCAAGATCCGGGCTGTGGCGGCCAGCGATCCTGTACCTCCCAAGGCGTGGAATAAACGTAGGTCTTCAAGATCAGGCATTCACCCATTATAAATGCTGGAAAAACTCACCGTTAACCAAAACGGGGATATGACAACTCATACTGACGTCTTCGTTACACATACAGCCACCATGACCGCACTTAACAATCTGCAAACTCCGGCAGCCATCATCGACACGGTACGCATGCAGCGAAACATTCATCGCATGCAGCGGCGTATGGACGAACTTGGCGTGCGCTTTCGTCCTCACGTGAAGACAACAAAGTGCCTGC
Protein-coding regions in this window:
- a CDS encoding DUF3047 domain-containing protein; protein product: MNPFSKPPHTLLAMGLAFVAVSAVAQSLTPLVPVDGTAASPWRFVGFPKSKADIPPTRFELAEVQGERALKVSTRASYGTWVHDLPNANPGRLQWRWRLDQPLTGGKGALLGQWQTESRDVAADFSSLFADEIPTGAAVPQVRAVLIGADSDNTGAESVAWLKSLTWTH
- a CDS encoding class I SAM-dependent methyltransferase, with product MRQNSLGLDPAQNTHARRSLDIGSSSGEFVYLMHTLGFQAKGIEPHAGYASYARHMLGIEVNNVTLQQGLASEAAGSLDLISMFHVLEHLPEPVSALRTIGEKLKPAGLLYIEVPNALRLCSPHYMFFRAHTLYFTGKTLRNLLETAGFKIVAHNPDDSDNLNVVAQFVNAHRACPASAAGHPLVSAQQARRWLPYLLQQLRDGQPLRKWRIRQEEKRSAAQYADGLSLLSQLYGHTSA
- a CDS encoding type II toxin-antitoxin system VapC family toxin, whose protein sequence is MSTPLGIAASLDTNILVRYIVKDDDRQSMVVAKVFEHHIRKSESLWVPVTVMLELEWVLRSRYKFSKTDVIRTMSGLLNTFELEFESEGAIEQALSSYEDGIADFAECLHLALARKGNALPFLTLDEKASKASGARLPEILIFLRP
- a CDS encoding antitoxin Xre/MbcA/ParS toxin-binding domain-containing protein, translating into MKTQIVSANTTPRSAALSALWAMLDAPDTNESLPDSTRVMVGARLASLSSVGACKLLKRGISSQAIGPLGDYLGLGKGVIAEYLDLDRSTANRRAAKGQLLPIHSAESVLRLLELGQMATDTFETEEEASAWLRRPHPMLDGDSPLELAKTSYGAQRVKDILIAIRYGGVV
- a CDS encoding RES family NAD+ phosphorylase, producing MTTVWRIGFCENPTLPTSAVLSTLGFGSTLGNGRWHVKGAQQVVYAASNRALCQLEKRVHSNGAHPKNQALMQLEIPDDSLLMAASDLGLPADWQSNEAATQAFGLAWLESMASLGLWVPSFIEPSEMNLLINPAHPDYRRILLEIERYPFRFDPRLF
- a CDS encoding LysR family transcriptional regulator gives rise to the protein MPDLEDLRLFHALGGTGSLAATARILGVTPPALTSRLKRLEADLGVSLAVRGSRGVRLTEEGERLRDEASAVLLRIEGLAEVVAGDKGPLAGSLRVSAPFGFGREHLATIVRDFHRANGGVTINVRLSDNPLREATTNDVVIHIGGLRDSTWVQHLLAPNRRVLCASPDLARRLAGTLTHPSQLAQLPCLPITENDEDLVRWSFFKTGQSKPVSVRILGPLSSNDGAMITSWALNGLGVMVRSEWQVGPLIASGKLVELLPQWRMHDAPVLALTKTRLGMPRRVRAFLDACRSGLSPAPWKL